The window TTCCTATCATTGAGATAGGAATATATCATGGCTGTTAATGTATTATAATATTTTGTACATAGTTACCGCTACTGTTTTTGGGCCCACATGTGTGCCGATCACAGGTCCAATATCTGTGATGACCATGTCAGAGATCTCAAAATCCTGATGAAGCATCTCTTTTATTTGTTCTACTTCTTCATACGCTTCACCATGGGAAATCCCCACCCTTACTTTATGATCACCTGCATATTCTTTCAAATACTGAATCAAACGGCCAAAAGCTTTTTTCTGGCCCCTTACCTTATCAATGGCGTATACCTCGCCATCCCGGTCAAGGGAGAGGATAGGCTTTATGTTAAGTAGAGAACCAAACAATGCTGATGCCTTCCCGATTCTTCCGCCTTTTTGTAAGTATTCAAGGGTATCAACCACAAAATAAACCACCGTTTCCTCAATCAGCTGCTCAGCCAAGAGAATACACTGTTCCTTTGTTTTTCCGCTTTCCGCTGCTTCAGCCACTGCTATTACAATAATACCAA is drawn from Microaerobacter geothermalis and contains these coding sequences:
- a CDS encoding DegV family protein, coding for MKKIRIVTDSTADIPKELVEKFNLTVVPLKVHFGESTYLDGVNLSASEFYKKLEQSPLLPTTSQPSPLDFVDTFKGIHDQEEGNVSIISIHLSSALSGTYQSANLAKNMIGNEVDVTVIDSKMASYAIGIIVIAVAEAAESGKTKEQCILLAEQLIEETVVYFVVDTLEYLQKGGRIGKASALFGSLLNIKPILSLDRDGEVYAIDKVRGQKKAFGRLIQYLKEYAGDHKVRVGISHGEAYEEVEQIKEMLHQDFEISDMVITDIGPVIGTHVGPKTVAVTMYKIL